The Polaribacter sp. KT25b genome contains the following window.
GGTGATAAAGCAGGTTTGCCTTTTTGGGTAATTTTAGATTCAGATTTAAAAATTATTACAGATTCTTTTGATGCTAATGGTCAGAATTTAGGTGGTCCTGCAAGTGTAGAAGAAGTAAAAGAATTTATAAATAAGATAAAGAAATCTGCCAAAAAAGTTACACAAAAAGATGTAGATAACATCACAAATCAATTTGTTACACAATAAAAAAAGCAACAACTATTGTTTATTTTATTCTTACGATTTCATAAAACAAGCATCCAGCATTTTATATAATTCTGGATGTTTTCTTTTAAACAATTTTGGTCTTTCAAAAAAATATTCTCCTGCAACTGCTAAAAATTCAATTTCTGATGTCCCTCCATAATTTCTAATATCAGAAGTATCCTTATTAATTGCTTCCATTTCTTTATGAACCAATTGCAAATACGGAATTATATATTGTTTGTCTAACAAAGCAGCAGGAATTCCATCAATAACACCATCTTCTTTATCTAAAAGGTGAATAAATTCATGAATCGCTGTATTTCCTTTATCAGTTTTATTGCTAAAACCATGATGCAATGCTTTTCTAGATAAAATCATTTGGTTTTCAAATCTTCCAGAACCAACCAAACCTCCTATTGTTCTGTCACTAATTTTACTGTTAAATTGTAAATCATCATCAAAATAATCAGGATAAATTAAAACAGTTGTTAGGTTGGAATAGTTCCAAGTTGGAAATCTAAAAACAGGAATTACAGCACTTGCAGCAACTAGCAAACTATCCAATTCTTCTAGCTTAAAATGAACTGCTTCAATATTTTTTGTGTTTAAAAAATGAAAAATCTTTGTTCTGAATAGTTGCTGCTCATCCGAAGTTAATTTTTTATAGAAAAGAATGTTGTCTTCTAATAATTGATGCCAATGTGCTGGAATATCAACTTTTTTAAATGAAATTTCTTTTGCTTTTTTCTTGGGCAATAAACTAACAATCAAAACAATAAGAAGTGCAGTAATTGCAATTAAATATAGCATTTATTATTTTTAAAAATATAATTTACAACAACTTAGCCATTGCTGTTTTAATAATTTCTATATTCTTTTCTTTGTTAGATTTATTAACTTTCTGCTGCTCTTTTACCATATCTCGCATTAAGTTAATAACAACTTTATCAAAATTAAAGCTTTTATATTGTTTTCCTTTTTCAACCATATCATCCACTAAATTACGAATTGCTTCAGAATTATTAGTTTCAGAAATTTGCTTAAATGCTTTTTGAAATAACACTTTAGTAGCATCATCACCCGTTAAAAACATTCCAGATAATACACTTTTTGCTACAAAAGGCAATTCTGATTCGTCATTTTCTTCAATAAATATTTTTGTTAAAGGCGTTGCTAAAATTTTACGAACTTCATCTGGTAATTCTTTCGATTTTGCAATTGCAGCTGGTTTATCAACATAATACAAAGAAACCAATGCTTTACCCAAAACAGAATATGATTTACTTTGCAATCCTTTTTCAAAAATTGATTTTAATTCTGGGTCTGTTAATTTTCCTAACGTATTTATTGCTTCTGCTTGTACTAATGTTTTAGTATCTGTATTGGAAATATTCATAATTTTTAGAATCACATCTTTTTTAGAAAACTTATTGATTAAATCAATTTGTTTTAAAGCTAAAACTCTAATTTTATACGCTTTATCATCCAAAGCTTCAACTACTGCGTTAAATGCATCTTTATCGTCTTGCTTTTTTGCCACTTCTAAAAAAGCTTCTCTTCTGTGTGCATAATTATCTGCATTTTTAAGCTGAAAAATATAATCGCTTAAAACTTTGTTTTCATGAATTTCACAAACCAAAGATCCATCTGCATTTACCTGAATTAAATTTGGTTGTTTTGTATACGGAAACGAAAATGACGCATCTTTTGATTCCACAAAAACACTGTGTCTAGTTCTTTTTCCACCTTCAAAAACATCAATTGCAAAAGGAAATTTAAAAGTATCTGCTTGTAACTGAACAACATTAACTGTAACCGTTTTTCTTAACGTATTGTAATCGTAAGAAATCTCAATATTTGGATGTCCAGAACCAAAATACCATTGATTAAAAAACCAATTTAAGTCTTTACCTGTTATTTTTTCAAAAATTAATCGCAACTGATGCACTTCTGCTGCTTGATATTTATAGGTATTTAAATATTCTTTTAATCCTAAGAAAAAAGCTTCATCACCTAAATACGTACGCAACATGTGCAAAATAGCGCCACCTTTATTGTAGCTCACCAAATCGAACATATCTTCTTTGTCGTCATAATTAAAACGCACCAAGTCTTTACTTTCACTTAGTCCGTTTAAATACGCATCAACATCTTCAAATAAATGCATTTCTGCTTCAACTTTTCCGTATTTATATTCTCTCCATAAATACTCGCTATAATTGGCAAAAGATTCATTTAACGTTAAATTAGACCAACTTTCTGCGGTTACTAAATCGCCAAACCAATGATGAAAAAGCTCGTGCGCAATGGTATTTTCTTGCACATTTTCATCAATTAATTGCCCAGGTTTTTGATATGCTTGTTCGCCATGCATTACAGCAGTTGTGTTTTCCATTGCGCCAGAAACATAATCTCTACCAACAATCTGACTGTATTTATTCCAAGGATATTCTACACCTAATTTATCAGAAAAGAAACCAATCATTTCTGGCGTTAATCCGAAAATATCTTTTGCATAAGGTGCAAATTCTTTTTCTACATAATAATTTACAGGAATATTTTTATATGAATCTTTGATAATTTCATATTCTCCAATTCCCATAAAAAATAAATACGGAGCGTGTTTTTGATCAAATTTCCAATAATCTGTTCTGTTATTTCCTTTTTTAATCTGACTAATCAATTCGCCATTAGAAAGCGTTACATATTTATTAGGAACCGTAATATAAATTTCTTCGGATGTTTTTTGATTTGGAGCATCAATTGTTGGAAACCAACAACTGCTAGATTCTGTTTCTCCTTGCGTCCAGATTTGTGTAGGTTTATTTTTATCAGATCCATCAGCATTTATAAAATATAAGCCTTTTGCACCTGTAATTGCTGCACTTCCTTTTTGATACACCTTTTCTGGTTGCGCTGTATATTTTATATAAATAGTAAATTCCTCGTCTTTTTGATAGGTTTTAGCTAAGCTGATAATCAAGTTCAAACCATCATCATAGGTATATTTTAAAGCAGCATTATTCATAGAAACTTGATGAATCAGCATTGCTTTTGCATCTAAAGTAATTGTATTTGTGTTGTAAAAGTGCGGTTTTGCGGTAATCCAGGCTTCACCATTCATGGTTTTATTATCAAAATTAAAATCGACCTTTAATTTTGTATGTACTAAATCATGAATTTTTTCTCTTTCTGATTTGTAAGTTGCATTTTGAGCACTACTTAAAAATGAAAATAAAATAAAAATAAAAATAATAAACTTCTGAAATTTCATAAAATAGTATTGTTAGTAAAAACAAAATTAGCAAATATGATAAGATATACTGTTAATGCGCCGTTAAACTAGTGCGGATCATTTTTGATATCGTAAACTTGAACATACGGATTGATATAATAATATTGACCGATACCAAGGCTAAAATACATGGTATCATCTTTTATATAAGTTACGTGATTCATTAACTTTTGTAACATTGGGTTTTTTTCTGACCACGAATTTGTACTGATATTATATTCATATAATCTATGTTCTACTCCACCATCGGTATAACCACCACTAAAGTATAAACTACCATTGTAATATTTTAAAGAAACATTATTATACGTTCCATAAAAATCTCTTGGTCTTCCCATATTTACCCAATTGTTGGTTTTTATATCATAATAATATCCACTTCCTTGAAAAGGATTTATAAATATTTTATCATCGCCATAAGTAATATTTTCATAAAGGATATTTAAATCTGAAGGTTTGTTTATTTTCTCAACTGAATTATCTAACAAATTAACTTTATAAAAATCGTTGGTATTGTATTGAATTCCGTATAAATAATCCCCCACAATAACTCCATTTTTTACACTGATATTTGTAAGCGCAGCTTCACTCCAAATTTTAGTATTCGTATCATAAAGATAAACTTTGCTACCAATTGGGTATTTAGCAATTCCATTTTCTAATGAAATATATGCTTTTTCACCAAAAATGGGTGTGCCAAATGGTGGAGGGTTATTATCAAATAATTCCCATTTATTTTTAATGAAAGAAAATTTATAAACCCCTTTATTATTGCAGAAAAACCAATTTTCTTCATCAGAAAAAGAAATGTGAGTTTTGTAATAGGGAACATCATCTTCATATACTTGTTCATAAAAATCAAAAGGTTCAATACCATTAAAAGTGCCTAAGTCAAATTTTTGATCTCCACTTGAAGCTGTGATTTTAAAACTTGGTTTTAATTTATTGAAATAAGGCAACATAAAAGTTACTTTTTCATCTTCTTCACTTATTTGAAAAACATAAAAATCGTCTGCTGTAATATCTAATTTTTGAAGATTTTTTCCTGTAATTTCATAAAGATCTCTTCTTGTACCCGAATTACTACTTAAAGAAAAAACTTCTGTTTTTTTAATACTGTATTCTATTTCATTAGATTTTTGTCCTGCAGTAATTACATATAATTTATGCTTACCAGCTGTAGTATTTATATTTAAAGGGAATTCTATTTTACTATTATTTAAAGTATATGCTGAGTTTGCTTGAAAAGGAACTTCTTCGTCATCAATAAACACTTTTGTGAAACTTCTATACGCAAAATTATTTCCTGTTAAAATGATATGATCATTGTACTTAAATTCTTCTTTGTTTACTGAAATTATTTCTGGTTTGTGAATTTTAACCAATTTAGAATCTTCGCCAAATGGCGTTGTAATTTTAATTTCTAAACTACCAGGAGTTGTTAAGTTGTAGTTCCAACTATAAAAGTTAATATTCAACCAACTAATTAAAGACAAATTTACGTTTCCTAATATATCAATTTCGCTTTTAACCCCAAATGTTTTGGGTCTTCCACCAATTTCAATATCATCGTCTAAAAAACTTTCTGTTTTAATTGTAAAATCGGTTTCATTTAAATGGTAAATTTCTTTATTAAACCCTTCTATTGTTGGCGGCAATATTTGAACGGGTTTTTCTATTGTAAAGTCTGTAAACTCTAATTTTACTTTCGGATTTGTGTCGTTAAAATATCTATCAATTAAAATCTTTATTTCGCCTTTTTTTAAGGCTACAATTTTTTGAAGACTATTACCAACATACACTTTTAAATTAGAGTTTTTCTGAATAAAATAATTCCCTTTTATAGTTAAGGTATCTAAAAAACCAACAGATTGTGGCAATAAACTTTCTATATAAGGAGTTGTAGTTTCAAAATAGTTTGGCTTTTCAATTATCCTGTCTAAAACTTTCATTTTTAAAGCTACTTTACCAACAGATAATTTTTTTGGAACTTTAATAGACACACTATCTACAGAGTTATTATTATAAACAAGTTCTGTTTTTATATTTTCTAACCAAACTTCTGATATTGAGGTATGAATGTTTTCACCATAAATTGTTAAAACATCTCCAATAAATTTCTCACCAGAACTTATTGAATCTATAATAGGTTCATTAATCGTAAATTTATCCTTTATTTGAGTAGTTGTATTACACGTTTTTAAAGTTAATGAAAGTTCTGATTCTCTTAAATAACTTGGTACTACTGCTTTTATTAAAGTATCTGATTCAGAAATAATATGTAATTGAGAAAAAGTTCCAAGCAAAATTGTGTTACTAAAATCTTCAGCACAAAAGTTTTTTCCCTCAAAGGTTATAGTATCATTTATAAATCCGTTTAATGGAAAAACTTTATCAATTTTTACCATTGAAGTAAAATTGCTTTTAAAAGTTAAAGTATCTCCATAAAAATACTTGTTTTGAAACTTAATATAAGGATACGTTTTATAAATAGAATCCTTTAATAAACCTTGAGAAATATCTGCAATAAATTGATTTTCTTGAAGTGATCCTAAATTGATTTTCCCTTTAGATCCGGTATTTTTATACCAATAAACACCATGTTCTTCTAAAAAATTAGATTGTGGATCCGAAAATTCTAAATCCGTTTTTGTTTGAATAAAAATGTTATTATTATCTAAAATAGAATA
Protein-coding sequences here:
- a CDS encoding zinc-dependent peptidase, coding for MLYLIAITALLIVLIVSLLPKKKAKEISFKKVDIPAHWHQLLEDNILFYKKLTSDEQQLFRTKIFHFLNTKNIEAVHFKLEELDSLLVAASAVIPVFRFPTWNYSNLTTVLIYPDYFDDDLQFNSKISDRTIGGLVGSGRFENQMILSRKALHHGFSNKTDKGNTAIHEFIHLLDKEDGVIDGIPAALLDKQYIIPYLQLVHKEMEAINKDTSDIRNYGGTSEIEFLAVAGEYFFERPKLFKRKHPELYKMLDACFMKS
- a CDS encoding M1 family metallopeptidase, encoding MKFQKFIIFIFILFSFLSSAQNATYKSEREKIHDLVHTKLKVDFNFDNKTMNGEAWITAKPHFYNTNTITLDAKAMLIHQVSMNNAALKYTYDDGLNLIISLAKTYQKDEEFTIYIKYTAQPEKVYQKGSAAITGAKGLYFINADGSDKNKPTQIWTQGETESSSCWFPTIDAPNQKTSEEIYITVPNKYVTLSNGELISQIKKGNNRTDYWKFDQKHAPYLFFMGIGEYEIIKDSYKNIPVNYYVEKEFAPYAKDIFGLTPEMIGFFSDKLGVEYPWNKYSQIVGRDYVSGAMENTTAVMHGEQAYQKPGQLIDENVQENTIAHELFHHWFGDLVTAESWSNLTLNESFANYSEYLWREYKYGKVEAEMHLFEDVDAYLNGLSESKDLVRFNYDDKEDMFDLVSYNKGGAILHMLRTYLGDEAFFLGLKEYLNTYKYQAAEVHQLRLIFEKITGKDLNWFFNQWYFGSGHPNIEISYDYNTLRKTVTVNVVQLQADTFKFPFAIDVFEGGKRTRHSVFVESKDASFSFPYTKQPNLIQVNADGSLVCEIHENKVLSDYIFQLKNADNYAHRREAFLEVAKKQDDKDAFNAVVEALDDKAYKIRVLALKQIDLINKFSKKDVILKIMNISNTDTKTLVQAEAINTLGKLTDPELKSIFEKGLQSKSYSVLGKALVSLYYVDKPAAIAKSKELPDEVRKILATPLTKIFIEENDESELPFVAKSVLSGMFLTGDDATKVLFQKAFKQISETNNSEAIRNLVDDMVEKGKQYKSFNFDKVVINLMRDMVKEQQKVNKSNKEKNIEIIKTAMAKLL
- a CDS encoding IPT/TIG domain-containing protein — its product is MKIKNSLFLYLFIFLISCESNETVEIEKIPTATITSYSILDNNNIFIQTKTDLEFSDPQSNFLEEHGVYWYKNTGSKGKINLGSLQENQFIADISQGLLKDSIYKTYPYIKFQNKYFYGDTLTFKSNFTSMVKIDKVFPLNGFINDTITFEGKNFCAEDFSNTILLGTFSQLHIISESDTLIKAVVPSYLRESELSLTLKTCNTTTQIKDKFTINEPIIDSISSGEKFIGDVLTIYGENIHTSISEVWLENIKTELVYNNNSVDSVSIKVPKKLSVGKVALKMKVLDRIIEKPNYFETTTPYIESLLPQSVGFLDTLTIKGNYFIQKNSNLKVYVGNSLQKIVALKKGEIKILIDRYFNDTNPKVKLEFTDFTIEKPVQILPPTIEGFNKEIYHLNETDFTIKTESFLDDDIEIGGRPKTFGVKSEIDILGNVNLSLISWLNINFYSWNYNLTTPGSLEIKITTPFGEDSKLVKIHKPEIISVNKEEFKYNDHIILTGNNFAYRSFTKVFIDDEEVPFQANSAYTLNNSKIEFPLNINTTAGKHKLYVITAGQKSNEIEYSIKKTEVFSLSSNSGTRRDLYEITGKNLQKLDITADDFYVFQISEEDEKVTFMLPYFNKLKPSFKITASSGDQKFDLGTFNGIEPFDFYEQVYEDDVPYYKTHISFSDEENWFFCNNKGVYKFSFIKNKWELFDNNPPPFGTPIFGEKAYISLENGIAKYPIGSKVYLYDTNTKIWSEAALTNISVKNGVIVGDYLYGIQYNTNDFYKVNLLDNSVEKINKPSDLNILYENITYGDDKIFINPFQGSGYYYDIKTNNWVNMGRPRDFYGTYNNVSLKYYNGSLYFSGGYTDGGVEHRLYEYNISTNSWSEKNPMLQKLMNHVTYIKDDTMYFSLGIGQYYYINPYVQVYDIKNDPH